Below is a window of Desulfatibacillum aliphaticivorans DSM 15576 DNA.
TCGTCCAGGCGGTTCATAACGTACGAATCCCTCTTGGGCGTGACCCGGCCGCCCGGAGTCAACTCCAGGTCCACCTCGGGATCCGGGACCTGTTTCACGCAAACCAGAATCTTCATTGCAACTCCTTGTGTTGAACCAAAAAATTATCGGTTAAGGATTTGACCCTGTTTCCCAAACCGTTGTATACCAGGGACAAGCCCGGTAATCATAGCAAACGCGAATTGGTTTCAGCAAGTTTTCCAACGGCATTTTTCAGACATAGCCCGAATCTTCAGGCCGGGAGCCTAAGTTATGAACGGTATTCTTCAAAAGCTCGTCCATCAGCCTTACCGCTTTTTCAAACAAGACCTCTGGGAGATCAAAACCCGGAACCAGCCCCGGTACAAGGCCATGGGAGTCCGGTTTTTGCGGGTGCCGGCCCTGGCCGTGAACGACTTCTTGCGGGACAATTGCTGGATGCGCGCCTCGGCCCTAACCTATTATTCGCTTTTGGGCATTGTGCCGCTGCTGGCCATGATCATGGGCATCGCCCGGGGCATGGGCTTCGAGGCCCGGATCGAAGAACTGCTCCTGCATGAATTCGGCGCGCAGGAACTAGTGTTGACAAAGGTCCTGGAGTTCGCCAAGGCCATGCTTTCCAACACCAGGGGAGGGGTGGTCAACGGCCTGTGGATGCTGCTATTGCTGTGGACCGTCATTCGCTTGTTCGGAAACATCGAGATCGCCTTCAACCAGATCTGGGGATTCGCCAAGGGCCGGAGCCAGGCCCGCAAGGTTATCGACTACCTGGCCGTGGCCCTGCTTATGCCCGTGCTATGGCTACCCGCCAGCAGCGCCCAGGTGCTCATTGCCAGCCAGATAGAAGCCTACACCCAATGGGCCTTTTTGCAGAACGTGGGCGATATCATCCAGTTTACGCTTCTGTTTTTCCTGCCCTTCGCTATGATCTGGGTCTTGTTCTCCTGCCTGTATATATTCATGCCAAACGGCTCGGTCAGTTGGACCTCGGGCATCGTGGCCGGCATTGTGGCGGGCAGCGCATTCCAGCTTTTTCAACGGTTTTATATCGAATTCCAGGTGGGCGTGGCCAGAAACAACGCCATCTACGGCAGCTTCGCGGCCCTGCCCCTATTCCTTATTTGGCTGTATATGTCGTGGGTGATCGTCCTGTTCGGAGCGGAAATCGCCTTTGCGCACCAGCACTCCCGGGATAACGATTTTTCTCCAACCCTTCGAAAAACCAGCTTTTTCCTGAAAAAATACGCGGCATTGCAAATTATGGAGCTGATCGTCCATGGCTTCACGGCCGGAGACGGTCAACACACCGAAGACCAAATATCCTACATCCTGGACCTGCCAAGAAGCCTCACCGCCGAGGTCCTGGACATGCTCCAACAAGCAGGGCTCGTAGTCCCCGTTAAATCATCCAACAAACACCCCGCATACCTCCCAGGCATGGACCCGGACGCCCTCACAACCCAACTCGTCCTGGAACGCCTGGAACAAGTGGGAACCTCCAGCTTTAACCAAACCGAAAACCCCATCGCAGACAATGCAAGAGACGCCCTGGACCACTTCAGCATAGCCATGAAACAATCCCCTGCCAATAAACCCTTTAAAGCGCTAAACAAAGAAGAAGATTGAAATATGCGCAAAAGAGAATAGATAAAAAAAGAAAAGATTAAAGGATTTTTTGCCTCCGGCGAAAAGCGATAAAAGCCGGAAAGAGCAAATGAGTTTCTTGCCTCCGGCGGCAAACTTTTGAAAAAGTTTGATCAAAACTTTTTAAAATGGCGCTCCGCGCAGGGGGATGGATAATCGTAGGGGCGCCGCCTGCCGCGCATTGTAGTTGCGGGGTCTCCCCGCCCCGTAGCCGTGCGGTCCCCGCGCATTGTAGTAGTGCGATTTCCCCGCCCCGTAGTTGCGAGGTCTCCTCGCATTTGCATCCCCAGGGCTTGCCCTGCATCTTTTGGGTGGCCCGGACAACGCAGTTTGTTGTCTGGGTTGCGTTAGCAACAAAAGGTGCGGCCGAAAAGGCTTCCTGAAATCATTGAAGGCGGGCGGACGAAAAGCGTAAACAGAAATCGGTTTTCACCGTGGTAGCGCGGTTTCCGCGCCCGTAGTCGCGAGGTCCCCTCGCATTGTAGTAGCGCGATTTCCCCGCCCCATAGTCGCAAGGTCTCCTCGCATTTGCATCCCCAGGGCTTGCCCTGCATCTTTTGGGTGGCCCAGACAACGCAGTTTGTTGTCTGGGTTGCGTTAGCAACAAAAGGTGCGGCTGAAAAGGCTTCTTAAGATCATTGAAGGCGGGCGGACGAAAAGCGTAAACTGAAATCGGTTTTCACCGTGGTAGCGCGATTTCCGCGCCCGTAGCCGCGAGGTCTCCTCGCCCTGTATTAGAACGAGGAGACCTCGCAACTACATAAAAACGTTTTCGAATGAGGATTTCCGGCCGCAAGACATCTGTTAATTCCATAAGATTTGGAGCAACTCTTATTGTTTATCGTCCCCCGGCATTGCATGCCGCGGCTGGCCTTTGTGGAGGAGTTGCGAAATACTTTCAGGGGCGCTCCGTCCATGGATAGATCTTAATATTCATGGAACACCTTAATTTTGTTATGCGTTTCAGCGTTTCGGGAGATAGTTCAAAATCTATTGGGGCGTCAAGGACCCCGCATTCAAATCCGATGTCGAACATTTTCATTTGGCAATCCTGCAGCAGCTTTTGCGCCTCGTGGGGAATTTTATCCAAGGCGTTAAGAATTTTTACGATATCGGCTTCAGGCGTTTTATTAACTCAAGTTTCGCACAAGAAATATGGGAGGGGGACAGATATAACCATTTGAAATAATATAAAAAATACTTGAAAAGCGGCCTTAATTGTGTAATATTAGACATCGCCAAACACCTAATAACACACAAGAAAGAGCCGCTATGAATACAAGTAAAACATTTTCCCTCTCAATGCAAAAACAAATTCAAAACACCAGCATTTCCATGGATTCTGAAATCAATTCAGCATTCAGGGAACTGAAATTCCGGTCGCTCCTGAGACGCAGCGGCATTGTCAAAAAACGGGGATATGACACGGTCGGGCTAATGTTTTTGTTTGTGCTGCTGCCTTTTCTGAAAAGG
It encodes the following:
- a CDS encoding YihY/virulence factor BrkB family protein; the protein is MNGILQKLVHQPYRFFKQDLWEIKTRNQPRYKAMGVRFLRVPALAVNDFLRDNCWMRASALTYYSLLGIVPLLAMIMGIARGMGFEARIEELLLHEFGAQELVLTKVLEFAKAMLSNTRGGVVNGLWMLLLLWTVIRLFGNIEIAFNQIWGFAKGRSQARKVIDYLAVALLMPVLWLPASSAQVLIASQIEAYTQWAFLQNVGDIIQFTLLFFLPFAMIWVLFSCLYIFMPNGSVSWTSGIVAGIVAGSAFQLFQRFYIEFQVGVARNNAIYGSFAALPLFLIWLYMSWVIVLFGAEIAFAHQHSRDNDFSPTLRKTSFFLKKYAALQIMELIVHGFTAGDGQHTEDQISYILDLPRSLTAEVLDMLQQAGLVVPVKSSNKHPAYLPGMDPDALTTQLVLERLEQVGTSSFNQTENPIADNARDALDHFSIAMKQSPANKPFKALNKEED